A segment of the Lolium perenne isolate Kyuss_39 chromosome 3, Kyuss_2.0, whole genome shotgun sequence genome:
TGCTAATGCTGGCTTTTTGCATGCCTCCATGTGTATGCGCTGCAACTGCAAGCTGCACTGGTGTTGCTGGCTGGAATTGCATGTTGCTTGTGCATTGCTGTTGGTCTTGGCTTTTGGCTGTTGCTGGCTTGCTACAGGCCTACATGTGCATGTGCTGCTATGCCAAATATCTAAGCCTGATTTTTTCTGCATACTAAATTATTTGTTTATTGCTGCACTTCTAAGAAAACATTTATCACTATGTATCTTCAGATACCAGACATTGAGCCAACCAGCGGTTCTCGACCGGTGAAAACTGAGTTGACAGCCTCACCGGTTCAATCACCCGGTCTGTTTTCTTCAAAGTATGGTTTCCTGCTGTTGTGTACACTTGTTGGCAATCACGATGACACCAGTGTGCTGTGAGATGCTAACGACTCTAGATAAATAGCATAGTCGCacggtcatcgtcgtcgtcgttggagcaagtgggcctggggccaccatgtTACTGGCGGTTCCCGTCGGCAAGACGCGGAGGGTTAAAACCCATCATCCTTAGTGTAAAGTAAGAAATTGAAAAACATACCATCCTGCATTTATTCGGGAAGCTTCGGTTGTGTATAGGCTGAAAATGACCAGTTTCACAAGGAAGCTAATCTCAACGTACTACGAACTTCTGTTTTCATTTCTCAAAATTCTATATATGTGGCCTACAAAGCTTGAGCGCTTTGAACTTGGGATGAGCAGGTTGCTACAaagtgaaccggtgaacaaaagaTAATTATGAACTTGCTAGAAGCTGACCTATTCTTCATAACAACAAAGATTATCATATTAAAATTATAGCGACTTTATGTTTCAAAAGGGAGAAAAAGGAAAGTAGAGATTGCAACCTTTATGACTTTTTTAGATTCCTCCACTTACTAATGTTTTTTTTCTAATTTCTATAGGCAGGTCTACAATCGTAATTATCTTTTTCTATTATGCAGGATGCCGAGCACGACTTTGTGGGACTAACGATTGAAGTTTGTGTTGTTTCTTCATGCTAGTGGCAAtacaagtgtgcataaaacaaaaCAAAGATTCTTCTAATAATTGTGGATAGCTTGTTAAAAATTTAGAGGCGTAGCATGCATCACCTAACATGATAAAAGCAATCACATCAAGATCACATCGAGATTGTTAGTGGGGTGCAGTCTCTATTAGGCAAAACACCTTTCATAATCCATGTCACATGGTCAGTTTGGAAAAACCATCGGCTAAATTCACAATTAGAGACATCATTACTATTAATCACCCATGGTGTAAGTGCAAACTCTTGAGTGGAGTCGATGTCACCTAATTAGTCATTATACATGAGGACTAGGATCAGGGATTAAAATTTCAACAATATTTCACTAGGTTCTGAATATACTTCTCCCGAATTTTTCGAACCAGTTTCAGACCAACTGAAATGAAATTCAATTTTAGTTAAATTTAGTTTGAATTTGATAAAATCTGGACGATACAATTCTAAAACAAGTTTTGATCTGGAAATCTCGAAGACTTGGGTGGGTCGTATCGAAAATCAACACCCTTACTAGGATATACACTTGAAACCTACTCGTACATACATATATTGGATAAATTTGAAGATAATATGTTGCAGTATTCTGTTAGTAGAATAATATCTTGTCAATGTTATCATGATGAGGCGCACTGTGGCCTGCGTGGTGCATGCTCTTGGTGGAGCCACACACGAAGTTTCCGATCCATTGTGTGAACATTTCTTAGAAGGCTACAAGGAAGCATCTTTTCTCGGTGGAGGAGTTCTATATACTGTCATTGCAACAGCTCCTTCACCAGCACCTGTTCCATCTTTCTACTGAAATCTCAATTCACGCATAGTTCTTCGCTTGCGTTGCACTAAACTGGTTCCAAGAGTGGTCACGATCCTGCGGCTAGTTGCCGAtggaggctgtggtggcgagCGCTGTGACAGGAGCGATGCGGACGCTCCTGCCCAAGCTTGGCGCCTTGCTGGGAGAGAAGTACAAGCTTCCCAAAGGCGTGAAGAAGGAGATCGCCTCCCTGTGTGACGAGATGAGCAGCATGAAGGCTGTGCTCGTGGAGCTAGCCAAGATGGACGGTGAGCTTGACGCGCAACACAAGGCATGGCGGGACGAGGTGCGCGACCTGTCCTACGACATGGAGGACTGTGTCGACACCATCACCGATGACCTTGATTGCGCTGGTGCCAGGGCCTTGTCGCTGAACATGATTACGACACTGATGGCGGCACACAAGATAGCCGGTCAGATCAAAGGACTCAAGTCCCGGGTTGTGGAAGCAGGCAAACGCCGTGATCGATATAAGCTCGGTGAGCGAGCTGGTGCTTCTTGTCAGAGCCCCGTGGCTATTGACCCTCGTCTGTGTGCACTCTATTCAGTGTCTGACAGACTTGTGGGCATAGATGGCCCGAAGAACAAGCTCATGGAGCTGTTGAGAGCAGAGCAACATGGCGCACGGGCGCTTAAAGTTGTGGCTgttgttggatttggagggatggGGAAGACAACTCTCGCTACCCAAGTCCATGAGAAGGTTGCAGGTCAATTCGACTGCGCGGCTTTAGTGTCGGTATCTCAAAATCGAAGGATGAACGAGATCTTTTCAGAGATACTCTCAAAAGTTGGGGACTCGGTCCCTTCATGCTTAACTGATGAGCACCAACTCATCTCCCGACTGAGAGCACAACTCAATGACAAAAGGTATGCTCGCCTGACCCTACCTATTCAGCTATAACACAGTATAATTAGTTTGAGTACACTCTAGCAAGAAATACTGTAGGAGTAACATATTTGAGTCTCTCCATCTTTGTTCGCTTTTATCACCATTTGGACAACTTTCTGACGCAACTACAATTCTTACTTTAGCATGTTATAATTgtctttaattttatattagttgtTAATGCCTGGCCTGTACAATGATACGGATGTATTAGTCATACTCATAGGACAGTGTAGATCAAGGACAGATAAAAGCAGACTATGTATTATGTTTCCAATTTAGTGTGAGTACAGAAGGCACTGTTGTACTGCAGGTCTGATTTGAAGAATAATTAATTGCCTCCCTATTTAATTATAAATGGAAGTATTTTCACCTAGGTAGTTACATAATCAATCATGAGCTGAAATTTATCAAATATTACTTACACCGTGATCAAAATTCAGGCTTAAGTCACACTTTTTTTGTTAGAAATTTGTCAACTGTTCGTTAATGTACGGCAATCGTCTGCTTTTGAGAGAATCTCACGCAATTACTCAAATGGCTAGAGATTAGCCCATGTCTTACTGGTTCACTTGCGAGCAACTTTTGTCACCACACGCATGTGGTCTCTGTTAGTCTAAGGGACAAAAATCCTacgtgtatttttaggatttagaATGTGCAATCTACCAATTACATATTTAAATTTTTTTTCAGCAGAAACTGCACAACCAAACATATGCAATTTCAGACTTTAGGTGCAACCTATGCAATAGAATACCTAAAACCAAACTATGCGCTTCAAAATATGCAACTACAAAATCACATATTTGCAGTTGGAAGTTTCAAACTGTACATGCAGATTCCCAAATGAATTTTTTTAATTTGAGATAGTACATAATTTTTGAAAATGCACAAAATATAGCAATAACAAAATCCTTACAATAATCATTCTAGTGCACGACAAATACAATTTAGGCAATGTACCCCTCTAAAACATAGCAAACAACACTGAATAATAGTCTACCGCTGTATTAAATAATACTCGCCAAAGACTTCACAAAGCTGAATATCTTACTGTATACTCATTCATTGAGCTACATTACTTTCACCAACATGAATAAATGAACATGTAAGGATAATGAATATATACTAACTATTACACACATACATGTACAATAGGAAATACGAATGCATAGTTTAGCAAAAAGTATGTAAAGATATATAGGTGTACATACTGCAACGCGTGCATTCATATATAGATATTACGAGTTATCCACAAAGTACACCTTTGAAGTCTTAGGAATTTTGTTTGATTATTCGATATACACTAAAGTAAACCCTAGTTAGTGAGTTCTGGAGCCAAAACAGCACACCCCCACTGTTACTTTTAGGGAGCCACATTCATACATACATAGAAAAACTACGTTTTTTACTTAAATTTGGAACAACTTTTAGTTTTTTTCGGAAAGGGAAAATAGTCTTGGCCTCTGCATCAACTGATGCACACAACTGTTGTATCGCAGAGTTTCAGAGTTTGGAGATCAAATTTTACATCTCTTGGCGGGTATCCATTAACCagtgaaataaaagaaaataGTGCCTATGCATCTTATAATCTCTTAGAAAACAGCCAGCCACCCTGGTTGTAGATATCCCGAGCAACCATCTCCAGACGGGTGCATCTAGAAACCATATTCACCCGCTATGCCTCCGGTAGAAGAAAGGATCAGTCGTGGGTCCAAAGCGGAACCATACGGATAACCTGTAAAAAGTGAGCATTTGTACTCTTATTAAACACTATATGTATCATCCATATAGCCCAAGTTAAATCACTTGTCACAGATTTAAATAAAGTATTTAAGCTTCACTAAAGCATCGGTGAGGATCCTATGGTGTTTTTGAGTATGACAGCTTCTATTTTACATGATTTCATAGGTACCTTATAGTCATTGATGATTTGTGGACAATAGAAGCATGGGACACTATCAAATGTGCCTTTGTGGAGAATAGTCTTGCTAGTAGAGTTATAGCTACTACACGTATCGAAGGTGTAGCTCAGGCATGTTGTTCTGATTTTGATGGCCATGTTTACAAGATGAAACCTCTTAGTGATCTTGACTCAAGGAGATTATTTCATAGAAGAATTTTTCCCTCTCAAGATGATTGTCCTGAGAAACTGAAGGATGTATCTACAGAAATTTTGAAGAAATGTGAAGGAGTTCCATTGGTCATATTCAGTGTAGCCAGCATTTTGGCTAGTCAGAAAGAGGTACATTCAAAGGAATTATGGGAGAACATAAAAAATTACCTTGGTTTCCAATTGGCGCAGAACCCTGAGATACATTTGATGAGACATGTGCTTAATCTGGGGTACATTAATTTATCTTTAGACCTTAGGACATGTATGCTATACCTTGGTATTTTTCCAGAGGATTCTAAAATAATGAAGGCTGAGTTGGTGAAGAGATGggtagccgagggtttcgttactGGAAAGCATGGTTACAGTCCGGAGGAGATAGCAGAATATTTCTTCAACGAGTTGATCAACAAAAACATGATCCAAATAGCCGAGTTAGATGATTGCGGGCACGTGTTGTCTTGTCGGGTGCATGACATAATGCTTGACTTTATCATAGTGAAGTCCACAGAAGAAAATTTCATCACTGTGATTAAGGGATCCCCTGCAGTTAGTGATCCACCGTGCATGAAAGGACATTTGCAGGCTCGCCGGTTGTCCCTCCAATTCGGAACATCAGAAGGCAACAAGGACTTGCTGAGAAGCATGGCTGTCACCAAGGCCAGATCATTCAGCTTTTGGGGTCCGGCTCAACGGATGCCTTCTCTAACAAGTTTCCAACAGCTGCGAGTTCTGCACATTGACGCATGTGGTTCCAGAAACGAGCAGTATGACATGCCTCCCATATGCATCTTTACCAAGCTGATATATCTGAGGATCAGAGGCATTGGCTGCAAGAAACTATTGACCCAACTCTGGAAATTACGAAATCTGAAGACATTGGAGATTGTTGGCGACGACATCAGAGATTCCTTACATCTGGAGCAGTTACCCACGACGTTGTCGCATCTGACTGTTCCTCACACCATGCAGCCGGTCGGCAAGATCAGCAGGATGCTTGCCCTCCGCACTTTGGGCGAGCTCAGCATAGATCTCAAGGATGTGAAGAACATCAGAGGTCTCGGTGATCTGTGTGACCTGAAGGAGCTGAAGCTAGTGCTACGTAGAGGCATCTCCAAAGAAGCTTGCAATGATCTTGCTCCCTCCCTCTGCAGACTCGGAAGGCTCCAGTCCCTAACAATCCGCATGTATGGATCACTGGAAACTGATGATGTCCTGGCCTGCTGGTCACTCCCTTCACGACATCTTAGGAGGCTACATGTGCTGGGACTCCCTTTCTCCACAGTCCCTCAAGATTTGGTCGGCCACCTTGACAACCTCAGAAGCTTGAAAATTCATGTCTTTTCCCTGCCGAGGGATGGCGCTGAGGTTCTCGCGAGGCTCACCTTACTGGTGCACCTTACACTGCATGTTAAGAAGTATGTTCATGAGGAACGTGTTGTCTTCCGCACCGCGTCTTTCCCAAATCTGCAGGATTTCGTGTTCAGGTATGAAGAGGTCTGCCTCGTGTTCGAGGCGGGGGCTATGCACAAGCTCCAGAGCCTCACTGTGGAGTGCTACGAAGAAGCAGAACGGCATGCTGGCGAGTTACTTGATGGTATCGTACGTCTGGGAAGCCTCGTGTCATTCAAGGCGATTTTTTACAAGAAGGAGAGGAAAGGAGACTGTATCATTTTGCAGTCTGCACGAACAGGTAATGCTAGTTTCCAGTCCTATGCTCCACCACAGCCTAAATTCTGGGACCGAGACAGTCTGGAGGCTCAGCTCAGGAAGGCGATAAGCAAGCATCCGGGGACTCCTCATGTTTGCACTCAATCCGTGTAAACATTGTACACTACTTTTCCATTCTCTCAACTTTGTATCCCTTGTTACTTCTTCCCACTTTTGTTTAAACGTGGGAAGAAATTAGATGTAACCGATAACTTTACTCGTTCCCATTGTCACCGCGTTGGTACTAATCTGAACAACTGTATTCTTCCCGCGTTGGTACTGATCTGAACAACTACATTCTTCTGTTCAGTAATGTAAGACTGtttaaatctatacctaataataaaggagctaaggtttttgccaaaattttcgtccaacttttaaTAGGACAATTTTACACTCCCACCAAAGAACATATTACCAACGATGCCACTGCTAAGTGAAAAAACCGGCAGGTCAAACCCCATCGATTCGGCCTGTGGCGTTCCAATCTGGCCCACGTCGAGTTCCTCCACGAGCTTTTCTCCCAGGTCGAGTTCTTACCGAACTCAAATCCCTGTCGATTTCCTTTTAATTTCTTACCCCCTGTCCACGATAGTCCGCTCTTATATATATCCTCTCCTCTGCTAGCGATTTCCATAGAAATTTTGCCAGATTTCTCGGTTTCTTTCCGTACGTGTTTCCTTTATcccgatctagatctagaaaattGGCATTGGCAAGGCTAGGCGAATAGCGGAAGCACAGCGAGGCGAATAGCGGTGGCATGGCGAGGGATCACCGACGTGGAAAGCAGGACGGTGGTGTTGAGGCCAGGACGGAGGTATCTACCATTGGCGGCGCTGGGAGGAAGCAAGGCGCCGGATCTGCAGTAAAGCTTTCCTGAAAGTATGAGTCAGCTTGAAGATGCAAGGATTGGTCCGCTGCTGGCCTGCTGCTGAGTTTCCATGGTGCCGCACTTGACCATGTCGCTAGATTGTCTACGAGTTGTCTTCTTCACCTATTCTACTTTCGCAAATCAAATCGAGGCGGGGCTGCTGGACTCGATCTCTCCGTGGGACTAGAGCTACATATCGGCGGCAGCCGGGTCACCCTCATGGGCATCAGGCGACTAGAGTTCTGTCAAGGACCAGCACGCGATGCAGAGGCCCAAACCCTGGATCGGAGTTCCAGGACAATACTCTGGCACAACGGAGGCGGCAGCCACGACCATCTCGCGCAGCCCCTGCATCAGTCGCGGCGCCAGAGACTTCAGGCCGGTGAAGGACCAGAGATCTGACGCGGTGCAGAGAAGCCCAGACACAGAACCGGAGCTCCAGGACAGCGGCCGATACAACGGAGGCGGTGGCCATGTCCGCCTCACGCAGCCCCATCGCTGTCTTTTCTTCTTCAAGGCCGGAACCTGTAGTTTGCAATCAAATATGTAGAAGCAAAAGCCCAGACACAGAACCGGATCTCCAGGACAGCGGCCGACACAACGGAGGCGGTGGCCATGTCCGCCTCACGCAGCCCCATCGCTGCCTTTTCTTCTTCAATGCCGGAACCTGTAGTTTGCAATCAAATATGCAGAAGCTATttatcgcaaaaaaaaaaaaaaatgcagaAGCTATTGGGATTTCACGCTAGGTGCTCTGGTGTGGCCGACAAAATCTGCTCTCTCCTATCACATCCAAACTGTTAACTGACCCTGCCTCTTACAGAGACGGACTGCAACCCCAAGCACGACCTAGCCGAGAGGATAATTAAATTAGCAGAACTGAATCGTGTTTGTATGAACTGGAGTATTGAAGTTCAGCATTTTAGAGGCAAAAATATGTGTTTCCGAGCACCAATACATTGGATATTTTTAGCATAAGTACTTGTCGTGATACAAAATATATTTGGTGGCTCAAATAGCATCTAGATTTATAATAGACATTTTGTGCAGGAAAAAAGGATATGCAGATTTAGTTGCTGATGCTATTTTTTGTAGGGGGATTTCGCTGATGTTACATATCTACTTGCATGTGTAAGAAAATTGATCTTGACTAATCTTGATTTCTTAGCGATGCTATCTTATTGCAAGTCCAACACAGTACTGCCTAAACTGCAAGCAAATAGCTAGATAGGGCAACTTCTCCCTACTCCTACAATCGTCCAGGTACTTATTGATTTCTCTCTCTTCTAGGCCTAATCTGACTTTTTAATAATTTCTCTATTTCAATTAGTTGCATTGAGGCAGTTGTTTGTTTGGTACTAGGTTGGAatgagatcttcatgccatagatCAATGACATTGAGATATTTGTCTGTTTGGTAGAAGGTTGGAGTGAGCTCTTCATGCCGTAGATCAATATTTGAAGCTCGGAGAAAATGCTTTGTCTGAGTTCTAATAATATGGTTTGATGCTATTAAAGGTTTCCGGCTTCTTGAAATTCCCATGGCTTAAAAATAATTGTTAAAAATcgatccgtagcaacgcacgggcatttgtgctaGTATTTTAAATTGGACTAAATACTAACCAAAAGAAATAAATAGATACAATAAAATGATCAGATACGGGCCAAAGTGAGTGAATCTACAAAACACTAAAATGTCTTACATTAGTGAATAGTGAATAGGGGAGTATATCACATTCGCTTATCTGGAGGGTACGCATTTATATTACAACTATGATGGACTGAACAAAATAAATTGCGGCCGTCAATGTGTAGCGACATCTCCAGCGGTCGACGCAACAAACAGATGCGGAGCAATCGTTTGCACTCAGACCCAGCGACCGGATGTATAGTGACCGGTCTGTCAACCGAGATGTAAACGCAGCTCAAATATGCACCGTGTTTACGTCTGCGCGGTCACGTCACGTATCCGGTGTTCCTCAGGTATGACACATTTTTTTTTGCCTAAAATAGTTTTTCATTTATAATATAACCATTTACGTAGTGCCAAAAAAAagtaaaaaatattaaaaaaaaaaCCCTATCTAACAATGACGCCCGCCATGGCTACCTACTTGCCATCGTCGTTGTTGTCGACAAAGTCGATATAGACTAGAGTCTAGAGGCGCCCAAGGCCAAGACCAATGCAGAGGTTGGTGCCGGAGGTGGATTGCCAATGGATGCGTTTAGCCTCATGCACACTACGATCTGGCATCGGGTCGGGACGTGTGTCTGGTAAGGAGAACGATAACCTCATGATTGCCTTCTCGGGGGAAGAAATCGATGAGGTCTTTGCTAGTATGAAGGTGGACACGACGCCTGGACCGGATGGCTTTTCGGTTGTCTTCTTCAAACATTTCTGGCACTTGGTGAAACCCTTGATCCTGGATATTTCAAATGGCTTCGCTCTTGGGAGAGTCGACATCTCCAGGCTCAACTTTGGCGTGCTCTCGCTCATACCGAACGTCCCCGGGGCGGAAGACATCAACGTCATTTTCAAATTTGTTGCTAAAACTTACGCTATTCGGCTCTCTCCAGTGGCGCATAGGATGATTAGTAGAACGCAGTCGGCTTTTATCAAAGGTAGACACATTCATGAGGGAGCCCTTTCTCTACAAGAGATCATCCATGAATCTAAATCAAGGAAACGTAGGGGAGTTTTCCTGAAGTTTGATTTCGAGAAGGCCTAAGATAGGGTGAATTGTTCATTCCTACGGGAAGTGCTCATGGGTAAAGGTTTTGAACCCGCTTGGGTTCATAGGGCAATGGGTCTGGTCGGGGGGCCAGACTACCATCGCCCTCAACGGTGACATTGGAAACTACTTCCGGAACGGTCGCGACATGCGCCAGGTAGACTCTCTGTCTCCTCTCCTCTTCGACTATGTTGTCGAAGCGCTAGCCACCATCTTGGATAAGGCCAGAGAGTTGGGCCACATTGCGGGTGTGGTCCGACACCTGATTCCTGGGGGAGTCTCTCATTTGCAATATGCATATGACACCATCATCATGATTCAGCCAGATGACCTCGCTATTGTGAACCTGAGGTACATTTTACTCTGCTTTGAGAGCATGTTAGGTCTCCGGATCAATTTCCACAAGAGTGAGGTCATGGTGATGGGGCTGGAGGCGGCGGACGGCCTAAGGATTGCACATATGCTCAATTGCAAGCAAGACGCCTTCCCCTTCACCTACTTGGGTGTGCCGGTCAGTGACCGGGCCCTCTCGGCAGCGGATTAGGGTCCCCTGACGACCAAGGTGGGCAAACGCGCTAAAAATTGGATGGGAAAATTGATGTCCTCGGCGGCACGttttgaagggattcgtagcatagaaaacagaaaatttcctaccgcaagaacgaataacaagccaagatccaatctagaagatggtagcaacgagaagatcatgagactaaccctcgaagatttccaaagcctacgaggttagatctcgttgttgctgtagtcgatcacttgccgctttcgaaagcgcgtagaagatcttgacggtgccacagtcgggcagcacctccgtactcggtcacacgtacggtgttgatgacgacgtccttctcccccttccagcgggcagcggaagtagtagatcctcctcggaatcccggcagcacgacggcgtggtggcggtggtggtgaagatctccggcagggcttcgccaaagcgtatgcgggagaggtggaggaggagggcggctagggtttggggagagggggctatgggcgccggcctctgGGGGGcaagggtggtgcggccaaggtgtggccggccccctccctctcctcatctatatataggtggaatagccccaagggtttgcccagaaaacgaataagagtccaactcctaAACCTTCCATAAGgacgaaacctacccaaggtgggactcctactcaaggtgggactcccaccccttccttggtggggtggccggccaccatggggtggagtccacctgggactcctcctcccttaggctggccggccaaggtgggtggagtccctccgggactccaccttttcttccggacttttctagaaccttctagaaccttccataaatacaccggatcattttcaaacctagaaaatgactttctatgtatgaatcttattctctggaccattccggacctcctcgtgatgtccgtcctggatcccatccgagactccgaacaaacattcgaactccattccatatttcatatctacttaaaacgacatcaaaccttaagtgtgtcaccctacggttcgtgaactatgcagacatggttgagactcttctccaaccaataaccaatagcgggatctggagatccataatggctcccacatattcaacgataacttagtgatcgattgaaccatttacatacgataccgattccctttgtctcgcgatattttatttgtccgaggtttgatcatcggtatcacgataccttgttcaacctcgtctccgacaagtactctttactcgtaccatggcatatcatctcttgtgaaccattcacatgcttgcaagctaatcagacgacattccaccgagagggcccagagtatatctatccatcatctggatggacaaatcccactcttgatccatatgcctcaactcatactttccgaatacttaatcccacctttataaccacccatttacgcagtggcgtttgatgtaatcaaagtacccttccggtataagtgatttacatgatctcatggtcgaaggactaggtaactatgtatcgaaagcttatagcaaactgaacttaatgacgtgatcttatgctacacttatttgggtgtgtgtccattatatcattcacctaatgacataactttttaataataacatccaatgttcatgatcacgaaaccatgatcatctattaatcaacaagctagttatacaagaggcttactagggactccttgttgtttacataacacacatgtatcaatgtttcggttaatacaattatagcatggtatgcaaacatttatcataaacaca
Coding sequences within it:
- the LOC139837821 gene encoding uncharacterized protein, with translation MQRLVPEVDCQWMRLASCTLRSGIGSGRVSGKENDNLMIAFSGEEIDEVFASMKVDTTPGPDGFSVVFFKHFWHLVKPLILDISNGFALGRVDISRLNFGVLSLIPNVPGAEDINVIFKFVAKTYAIRLSPVAHRMISRTQSAFIKGQWVWSGGQTTIALNGDIGNYFRNGRDMRQVDSLSPLLFDYVVEALATILDKARELGHIAGVVRHLIPGGVSHLQYAYDTIIMIQPDDLAIVNLRYILLCFESMLGLRINFHKSEVMVMGLEAADGLRIAHMLNCKQDAFPFTYLGVPVSDRALSAAD
- the LOC127340975 gene encoding disease resistance protein RGA5; the encoded protein is MEAVVASAVTGAMRTLLPKLGALLGEKYKLPKGVKKEIASLCDEMSSMKAVLVELAKMDGELDAQHKAWRDEVRDLSYDMEDCVDTITDDLDCAGARALSLNMITTLMAAHKIAGQIKGLKSRVVEAGKRRDRYKLGERAGASCQSPVAIDPRLCALYSVSDRLVGIDGPKNKLMELLRAEQHGARALKVVAVVGFGGMGKTTLATQVHEKVAGQFDCAALVSVSQNRRMNEIFSEILSKVGDSVPSCLTDEHQLISRLRAQLNDKRYLIVIDDLWTIEAWDTIKCAFVENSLASRVIATTRIEGVAQACCSDFDGHVYKMKPLSDLDSRRLFHRRIFPSQDDCPEKLKDVSTEILKKCEGVPLVIFSVASILASQKEVHSKELWENIKNYLGFQLAQNPEIHLMRHVLNLGYINLSLDLRTCMLYLGIFPEDSKIMKAELVKRWVAEGFVTGKHGYSPEEIAEYFFNELINKNMIQIAELDDCGHVLSCRVHDIMLDFIIVKSTEENFITVIKGSPAVSDPPCMKGHLQARRLSLQFGTSEGNKDLLRSMAVTKARSFSFWGPAQRMPSLTSFQQLRVLHIDACGSRNEQYDMPPICIFTKLIYLRIRGIGCKKLLTQLWKLRNLKTLEIVGDDIRDSLHLEQLPTTLSHLTVPHTMQPVGKISRMLALRTLGELSIDLKDVKNIRGLGDLCDLKELKLVLRRGISKEACNDLAPSLCRLGRLQSLTIRMYGSLETDDVLACWSLPSRHLRRLHVLGLPFSTVPQDLVGHLDNLRSLKIHVFSLPRDGAEVLARLTLLVHLTLHVKKYVHEERVVFRTASFPNLQDFVFRYEEVCLVFEAGAMHKLQSLTVECYEEAERHAGELLDGIVRLGSLVSFKAIFYKKERKGDCIILQSARTGNASFQSYAPPQPKFWDRDSLEAQLRKAISKHPGTPHVCTQSV